In Syntrophaceae bacterium, the sequence TCCTCATTGTCGGGGTGTACTTCATCACCGTGGGCGTTTTGGCATGGGTTGCCGTTCGCTTCGAGTGGATCCGCAATATCCATATCGCCATATTCCTTGTCTTCCTGGCCATTATGGGAATTGCCGTCATCCTGCTGTCAGACCGTCTGCGGATGATGAGGAAACGCTTTGTCAGCCGCCATTTCAAGCGTCCCCAGTACGACTATCAGAAGATCTGGGAGGGTTTCACCACACAGACTACTTCGGTAACGCAGACACGCGAGCTTTGTGATGTCGTCGTCCGGATGGTTTCGGAAACGCTGGAGACCCTTTCCGTCAGCATCTGGCTCGTGGATGATAAGCAGGACAGGCTGTCGTTCGGCGGCTCGACGGTGTTTACCGCCGCGCAGGTCATGGACTCGAGGCTTTTCGGAGAGGGAGGCAGGCAACTGATCAGGGCCATGTCCGATCAGACAATGCCGGTGGACCTGAACGGACGCGAGGACGACTGGGTGGCGGACCTGAAGCGAATCTATGGATTCGAGGAAACCAAGGAATCCAGGATCCGATACTGTGTGCCTCTGAGTGCCGGCGGCCAGCTTGTTGGAATCATGACCCTGAGCGAGAAGGTGTTTTACGAAGCCCTATCCTTTGAAGAATCCGAACTGGTCAGGACCGTTGCGAACCAGGCGGCGGCGGGCCTGCTGAACCTCCGGCTTTCGGAGCACCTTCGGGAGACGCGTGAACTGGAAGCCTTCCAATCCATGTCCGCTTTTTTCATGCACGACTTGAAGAACCTCGCGTCGAAGCTCTCCCTTGTGACCCAGAACCTGCCCATTCACATCGATAATCCGGAATTCCGGACCGATGCGCTTCGCACGATCTCCCAAAGCGTCGAGAAGATCAATTCCATGAACAGCCGCCTCACCCTGTTGAGCAAGGAAATGATTCTGTCGTTCAGCCGGATCGATCTGAACGAATTTGTCAAGAGTTCTGTCTCCGATGCACAGAGCTACCTCAAGGCGACTGTATCCCTTGATCTGGGTACCGTACCGGTCCTGTCAATCGATCCTGAGCAGATGCATAAAGTGCTTGAAAACCTCCTGATGAATGCATCGGATGCCATGGTGGCGGCTGGGCAGATCGGTACCAGCAACCCGAAGAATGAGGCTGGCAATCCGGGCGAGGCAGGGCAAATATCCGTCGCGACGCGCTGCCAGGACAGCTGGGCGGAGATCTGTGTCCGTGATAACGGTTGCGGGATGTCCAGGGAATTTGTCGAGAAGTCTCTTTTCCGGCCTTTCCAGACAACGAAGAAAAAGGGGATGGGAATCGGCCTTTACCACTGCAAGACAATCATGGAGGCTCATGGAGGCCGGATCGATGTTGAGAGTGAAGTAGGGCGGGGAACGACATTCAGGGTCCTGTTGCCCATGAAATAGAAATACAGTTCCGCTGTTTTCAGAA encodes:
- the prsK gene encoding PEP-CTERM system histidine kinase PrsK, with the protein product MNFNVSISLIAAVLTTGIAILALWRDTRSFVHRIFAAGMAVFALEAGLSGLAYMGQSLNEFLYWRRSQFLLASLLPALWLLFSVSFARANYQEQISRWKWVLISSLVLPVTLVVLFGHGFFAGPLVLTQAPTLYLPIGPAGYVWHLLWVIISVIILMNLERTFRHATGHMRWQTKFMFLGIGGIFGTMLFTHSQTVLFKGVNTGLDVLDLGALLVGDLLILRSLFRGKPLNVSVQLSHAFLYNSFTVLIVGVYFITVGVLAWVAVRFEWIRNIHIAIFLVFLAIMGIAVILLSDRLRMMRKRFVSRHFKRPQYDYQKIWEGFTTQTTSVTQTRELCDVVVRMVSETLETLSVSIWLVDDKQDRLSFGGSTVFTAAQVMDSRLFGEGGRQLIRAMSDQTMPVDLNGREDDWVADLKRIYGFEETKESRIRYCVPLSAGGQLVGIMTLSEKVFYEALSFEESELVRTVANQAAAGLLNLRLSEHLRETRELEAFQSMSAFFMHDLKNLASKLSLVTQNLPIHIDNPEFRTDALRTISQSVEKINSMNSRLTLLSKEMILSFSRIDLNEFVKSSVSDAQSYLKATVSLDLGTVPVLSIDPEQMHKVLENLLMNASDAMVAAGQIGTSNPKNEAGNPGEAGQISVATRCQDSWAEICVRDNGCGMSREFVEKSLFRPFQTTKKKGMGIGLYHCKTIMEAHGGRIDVESEVGRGTTFRVLLPMK